From the Streptomyces sp. KMM 9044 genome, one window contains:
- a CDS encoding glycerophosphodiester phosphodiesterase, which translates to MTHARQRPIQVVAHRGASEDAPEHTLAAYRKAIEDGADALECDVRLTADGHLVCVHDRRVNRTSNGRGAVSALELSDLSTLDFGSWKTRDPLGGRVEEPDWEHRPEDREATSVLTLERLLELVADADRRVELAIETKHPTRWAGQVEERLLLLLKRFGLDDPGSPEESPVRVMSFSPRSLHRVRAVSPTLPTVHLMQFVSPRLREGRLPEGVPIAGPSIRIVRSHPAYVERLKQSGHQVHVWTVNDPQDVDACVGLGVDAIITNRPRAVLDQLDR; encoded by the coding sequence GTGACCCATGCACGTCAACGTCCGATCCAGGTCGTCGCCCACCGCGGAGCCTCCGAGGACGCCCCCGAGCACACCCTGGCCGCGTACCGCAAGGCGATCGAGGACGGCGCGGACGCGCTCGAATGTGATGTACGCCTGACCGCGGACGGTCATCTCGTCTGCGTTCACGACCGCCGTGTCAACCGTACGTCCAACGGCCGCGGTGCGGTGTCGGCACTGGAGCTCTCCGATCTGTCCACCCTGGACTTCGGCTCCTGGAAGACGCGCGACCCACTCGGGGGACGGGTCGAGGAGCCCGACTGGGAGCACAGGCCGGAGGACAGGGAGGCGACCTCCGTCCTCACCCTGGAGCGGCTGCTGGAGCTGGTCGCCGATGCCGACCGCCGGGTGGAGTTGGCGATCGAGACCAAGCACCCCACGCGGTGGGCGGGACAGGTGGAGGAGCGGCTGCTGCTCCTGCTGAAGAGGTTCGGCCTGGACGACCCCGGCTCCCCCGAGGAGTCACCGGTACGCGTGATGAGCTTCTCCCCGCGGTCGCTGCATCGTGTGCGCGCCGTCTCACCCACCCTGCCGACGGTCCATCTCATGCAGTTCGTCTCGCCCCGGCTGCGCGAGGGGCGGCTGCCGGAAGGGGTGCCGATCGCGGGCCCCTCGATCCGGATCGTCCGCAGCCACCCCGCGTACGTCGAGCGCCTGAAGCAGTCCGGCCACCAGGTGCACGTGTGGACCGTGAACGATCCCCAGGACGTGGACGCCTGCGTCGGCCTCGGGGTCGATGCCATCATCACCAACCGCCCCCGCGCGGTGCTCGACCAGCTCGACCGCTGA
- a CDS encoding ATP-binding protein — protein sequence MGRFPVQAHGAFTPWRGAKEVSGVALVVAQEVPTSSSMAVSHGPVDVGKARRRMRLQLRDGGVADAVIDDAVLILSELLSNACKHGRPLGGALAGEGDVRAAWQVDPRGRLIVEVTDGGGPTRPAPATPSVTAHGGRGLNIITALAEDWGVRDEVPGEVTVWVVVHDDVYDPDAGHRRDDFAARVTTPAVSEMAEMTEMAGLGFADAFDRLD from the coding sequence ATGGGCCGGTTTCCGGTTCAGGCCCATGGGGCATTCACACCGTGGCGTGGGGCGAAGGAGGTCTCGGGGGTGGCGTTGGTGGTGGCACAGGAGGTGCCCACGTCGTCGAGCATGGCCGTATCCCATGGCCCTGTGGACGTGGGAAAAGCGAGGCGCCGTATGCGCCTGCAGTTGCGCGACGGCGGCGTGGCGGACGCGGTCATCGACGACGCCGTACTGATCCTTTCCGAACTGCTGAGCAACGCGTGCAAACACGGCAGGCCCCTGGGTGGCGCCCTGGCCGGGGAGGGCGACGTCCGCGCAGCCTGGCAGGTGGATCCCCGCGGCCGGCTCATCGTGGAGGTCACAGACGGTGGAGGCCCGACCCGGCCGGCGCCGGCGACCCCGTCGGTCACCGCGCACGGCGGCCGGGGGCTGAACATCATCACAGCCCTGGCCGAGGACTGGGGTGTACGTGACGAGGTGCCCGGCGAGGTCACGGTATGGGTCGTCGTCCACGACGACGTGTACGACCCGGACGCCGGACACCGGCGCGACGACTTCGCCGCACGGGTGACGACCCCCGCGGTGTCCGAGATGGCCGAGATGACCGAGATGGCCGGCCTGGGGTTCGCGGACGCCTTCGACCGCCTCGACTGA
- a CDS encoding SEC-C domain-containing protein, whose amino-acid sequence MAKKRPQTKAKRPQPTDGARAAGADGNFPVVGAREPCPCGSGRRYKACHGRAAAHAVTELVQRPFEGVPGECDWVALRELVPAATVELPLKDGLPDGVPSVTLATVLPMAWPALRRDDGSVLLGLQNDTSSGDISRDLADTLRRALTAAPGTPVQARRAPAEGPRLQDILDPEGTFEPVVHSGFEFWVPDPETATPDVTASLERANAAAIPTVKLSGVDSAYWCETPEKNHLRWVMPHPEEQLLDALARLHAAGRSSLGEGTRLVGSFRAHGLTVPVWDLPSGVGAEDVEKPAAEFAERLAAALATDAPLTGDERRARGGLTNRQVTLS is encoded by the coding sequence ATGGCCAAGAAGCGCCCCCAGACCAAGGCCAAGCGCCCGCAGCCCACGGACGGAGCCCGCGCCGCAGGCGCTGACGGGAACTTTCCGGTCGTCGGCGCCCGCGAGCCCTGCCCCTGCGGCAGCGGACGCCGCTACAAGGCCTGCCACGGCCGTGCCGCCGCACACGCCGTGACCGAACTGGTGCAGCGCCCGTTCGAGGGAGTGCCGGGCGAGTGCGACTGGGTGGCACTGCGTGAACTGGTGCCTGCGGCCACCGTCGAACTGCCCCTCAAGGACGGCCTGCCCGACGGCGTCCCGTCGGTCACCCTGGCCACCGTGCTGCCGATGGCCTGGCCCGCGCTGCGCCGTGACGACGGTTCGGTCCTCCTCGGCCTGCAGAACGACACCTCGTCCGGTGACATCAGCCGCGACCTCGCCGACACCCTGCGGCGGGCGCTCACCGCCGCTCCGGGCACACCGGTGCAGGCCCGCCGCGCTCCGGCCGAGGGGCCCCGGCTGCAGGACATCCTCGACCCCGAGGGCACGTTCGAGCCGGTGGTGCACAGCGGCTTCGAGTTCTGGGTCCCCGACCCGGAGACCGCCACCCCGGACGTGACCGCCTCCCTGGAGCGGGCCAACGCGGCGGCCATCCCGACCGTCAAGCTCTCGGGCGTGGACTCCGCGTACTGGTGCGAGACGCCCGAGAAGAACCATCTGCGGTGGGTCATGCCGCACCCCGAGGAGCAACTTCTGGACGCCTTGGCGCGACTGCACGCGGCAGGCCGCTCCTCTCTCGGCGAGGGGACCCGTCTCGTGGGCTCCTTCCGCGCCCACGGACTGACCGTCCCAGTCTGGGACCTGCCCAGCGGGGTCGGGGCCGAGGACGTGGAGAAGCCGGCGGCCGAGTTCGCCGAGCGCCTCGCCGCGGCCCTGGCCACCGACGCCCCGCTCACCGGCGACGAGCGCCGTGCGCGCGGCGGCCTGACCAACCGCCAGGTCACCCTCAGCTGA
- a CDS encoding bifunctional DNA primase/polymerase, which produces MREILGRRRRLLFQRGDRGPQLIEAALTFASDWQWPVLPGVATDPQGGSRCGCPDPECTVPGAHPFDPGLLAATTDARMVRWWWGNRPTAPIVLATGGRAPCAVSLPAAPAARALVALDRLGIRLGPVVASADRWAILVKPYSLEQLGELLYAKDFVPGSLRFHGEGGYLALPPSVTGLGDVRWERAPLPGSASPWVPDVEAVVDAVVEALTGTGVSAPEM; this is translated from the coding sequence ATGCGCGAGATCCTCGGAAGGCGACGCAGGCTCCTGTTCCAGCGAGGCGACAGGGGGCCCCAGCTGATCGAAGCGGCCCTGACCTTCGCCTCGGACTGGCAGTGGCCGGTACTCCCGGGTGTGGCGACGGATCCGCAGGGCGGGTCCCGCTGCGGCTGCCCGGACCCCGAATGCACGGTGCCGGGCGCGCATCCCTTCGACCCCGGGCTCCTCGCCGCCACCACCGACGCGCGCATGGTGCGCTGGTGGTGGGGCAACCGGCCCACGGCGCCCATCGTCCTGGCCACGGGGGGCAGGGCTCCCTGCGCGGTCTCCCTGCCCGCTGCGCCGGCCGCCCGCGCCCTGGTCGCCCTCGACCGGCTCGGCATACGGCTCGGCCCGGTCGTCGCCTCGGCGGACCGTTGGGCGATCCTGGTCAAGCCGTACTCCCTGGAGCAGTTGGGCGAGCTGCTGTACGCCAAGGACTTCGTCCCCGGCTCGCTCCGCTTCCACGGCGAGGGCGGCTACCTCGCCCTGCCCCCGTCCGTCACCGGCCTGGGCGATGTCCGCTGGGAGCGCGCGCCGCTGCCCGGCTCGGCCTCGCCCTGGGTTCCCGACGTCGAGGCCGTGGTGGACGCCGTGGTGGAGGCCCTCACCGGTACGGGCGTGAGCGCGCCCGAGATGTAG
- a CDS encoding PP2C family protein-serine/threonine phosphatase, giving the protein MLCTSSRERAHVETLPATQNDMRACDAFEQFVPAGKPDTMNAPHPAKVAGIDSTVPAPAQTVASAATGTSPAAPTNPQNAPGVLPQDRLAGWVSDLTTLHELTAHLARTSSLDEALRELLRAGAALVGARRGLVVLEPADGRGPATTIGLGLTRADLGHIETIPRSAVPYGRILDGLPPGADDGIAVPDLLAEKGLDPRHREVAARLGYAASYTLPLTPEAPAGTDATRTAEAARRLGAAVWLYDEPAEPSERQRHLVGLYARYAAEHLARLLELERTRASMATMYEELLPSRLPRIPGVQLAARHRASPHGGGDWYDALPLPDAALGLAVGSVTGAGPSAVAAMGRLRAALRAYAVMEGEDPVAVLSDLELLLRVTEPARSATALFGYCEPTLRRITLAGAGHSPPLLLGERRTEFVETSVSAPLGMLACWEAPSVEVHAEPGETVLLYTDGLLHRTGDPTDRAFARLHAAAAGVPQALRRDPGAIADHILRTVLPVGARTTDSAEDVVLLAARFE; this is encoded by the coding sequence ATGCTGTGCACCTCCTCACGAGAACGTGCACATGTGGAGACACTGCCGGCGACGCAGAACGACATGAGGGCTTGCGATGCTTTTGAACAGTTCGTACCGGCAGGAAAGCCGGACACCATGAACGCCCCGCACCCTGCGAAAGTGGCTGGAATCGATTCAACAGTTCCAGCCCCCGCACAGACTGTCGCGTCCGCTGCTACGGGTACCTCTCCGGCTGCCCCGACAAACCCCCAGAACGCACCGGGCGTGCTCCCGCAGGACCGACTCGCGGGATGGGTCTCCGATCTCACGACCCTCCATGAGCTGACCGCGCACCTGGCCCGCACGAGCTCCCTCGACGAGGCGCTCCGGGAACTGCTGCGCGCCGGTGCCGCCCTGGTGGGCGCCCGACGCGGTCTCGTGGTCCTGGAACCCGCCGACGGTCGCGGACCGGCCACCACAATCGGTCTCGGCCTGACCCGCGCGGATCTCGGCCACATCGAGACGATCCCGCGCAGCGCGGTGCCGTACGGAAGGATCCTCGACGGACTGCCGCCCGGTGCCGACGACGGCATCGCCGTACCCGACCTGCTCGCCGAGAAGGGACTCGACCCCCGACACCGCGAGGTCGCCGCCCGCCTCGGCTACGCCGCGAGCTACACGCTGCCCCTCACCCCCGAGGCCCCGGCAGGCACGGACGCCACACGGACAGCGGAGGCGGCGCGTCGCCTGGGCGCCGCGGTGTGGCTCTACGACGAACCCGCCGAACCGTCAGAACGCCAGCGGCACCTCGTCGGCCTCTACGCCCGTTACGCCGCCGAGCATCTCGCCCGCCTCCTGGAACTCGAGCGCACGCGTGCGTCCATGGCCACCATGTACGAGGAACTCCTCCCCTCGCGCCTGCCCCGGATCCCCGGCGTCCAGCTCGCCGCCCGGCACCGCGCCTCCCCGCACGGCGGCGGCGACTGGTACGACGCGCTGCCACTGCCGGACGCCGCCCTCGGCCTCGCCGTGGGGTCGGTCACCGGGGCCGGGCCGAGCGCGGTCGCCGCGATGGGGCGGTTGCGGGCGGCCCTGCGCGCCTACGCCGTGATGGAAGGCGAGGACCCGGTCGCCGTCCTGTCCGACCTGGAACTGCTGCTGAGAGTCACCGAACCCGCCCGGTCGGCCACCGCGCTGTTCGGTTACTGCGAACCCACGCTGCGCAGGATCACGCTGGCCGGTGCCGGTCACAGTCCGCCGCTGTTGCTCGGCGAGCGCCGTACGGAGTTCGTGGAGACGTCGGTCTCGGCCCCCCTGGGCATGCTCGCCTGCTGGGAGGCGCCGAGCGTGGAGGTTCACGCGGAACCGGGAGAGACGGTCCTGCTCTACACCGACGGGCTGCTGCACCGCACCGGTGACCCCACCGACCGCGCCTTCGCCCGGCTGCACGCGGCTGCCGCCGGGGTGCCCCAGGCGCTGCGCCGCGACCCGGGCGCGATCGCCGACCACATTCTGCGCACCGTGCTGCCCGTGGGTGCTCGGACGACGGACTCCGCGGAGGACGTCGTCCTGCTGGCCGCACGGTTCGAGTAG
- a CDS encoding aminopeptidase P family protein has product MTAVAEEFPTAFDEAAGTTGPEGPKAAAGPESVEEEPVKQRKNGLYPGVSDELAESMKSGWADTELHGLEPIPQATETAARRAALSARFPGERLVVPAGNLKTRSNDTEYAFRASVEYTYLTGNQTEDGVLVLEPTADGHRETIYLLPRSNRENGEFWLDGQGELWVGRRHSLTEAEKRYGIPAADVRELAGALREANGPVRVVRGHDVGIEAALTDKVTAERDEELRVFLSEARLVKDAFEIGELQKAVDSTVRGFEDVVKVLDKAEATSERYIEGTFFLRARIEGNDVGYGSICAAGPHATTLHWVRNDGPVRSGDLLLLDAGVETHTYYTADVTRTLPIDGTYSTLQKKIYDAVYDAQEAGIAAVRPGAKYRAFHDAAQRVLAERLVEWGLAEGPVERVLELGLQRRWTLHGTGHMLGLDVHDCAAARTETYVDGTLEPGMVLTVEPGLYFQADDLTVPEEYRGIGVRIEDDILVTENGNRNLSAALPRRSDEVEAWMAALKG; this is encoded by the coding sequence ATGACCGCTGTGGCAGAAGAGTTCCCGACCGCGTTCGACGAGGCCGCCGGGACGACAGGCCCCGAAGGTCCAAAAGCCGCGGCGGGCCCCGAGAGTGTTGAGGAAGAGCCCGTCAAGCAGCGCAAGAACGGCCTCTACCCCGGTGTGTCCGACGAGCTGGCCGAGAGCATGAAGAGCGGCTGGGCCGACACCGAACTGCACGGTCTCGAGCCGATCCCCCAGGCCACGGAGACCGCCGCCCGCCGTGCCGCGCTGTCCGCGCGCTTCCCGGGCGAGCGCCTGGTCGTCCCCGCGGGCAACCTGAAGACGCGGTCCAACGACACCGAGTACGCCTTCCGCGCGTCGGTCGAGTACACGTACCTCACCGGCAACCAGACCGAGGACGGCGTCCTCGTCCTGGAGCCGACGGCCGACGGCCACCGGGAGACGATCTATCTCCTCCCGCGCTCGAACCGCGAGAACGGCGAGTTCTGGCTGGACGGCCAGGGCGAGCTGTGGGTCGGCCGCCGCCACTCCCTCACCGAGGCCGAGAAGCGGTACGGCATCCCCGCCGCCGACGTGCGCGAACTGGCCGGCGCCCTGCGCGAGGCCAACGGCCCGGTGCGCGTCGTGCGGGGCCACGACGTCGGCATCGAGGCGGCGCTGACCGACAAGGTCACCGCCGAGCGCGACGAGGAGCTGCGGGTCTTCCTCTCCGAGGCTCGGCTGGTCAAGGACGCCTTCGAGATCGGCGAGCTGCAGAAGGCCGTCGACTCCACCGTGCGCGGCTTCGAGGACGTCGTGAAGGTCCTCGACAAAGCCGAGGCCACCAGCGAGCGCTACATCGAGGGCACGTTCTTCCTGCGCGCGCGGATCGAGGGCAACGACGTCGGCTACGGCTCCATCTGCGCCGCCGGCCCGCACGCCACCACCCTGCACTGGGTGCGCAACGACGGCCCGGTCCGCTCCGGCGACCTGCTGCTGCTCGACGCCGGCGTGGAGACACACACGTACTACACGGCGGACGTCACGCGCACGCTGCCGATCGACGGCACGTACAGCACGCTGCAGAAGAAGATCTACGACGCCGTGTACGACGCCCAGGAGGCCGGTATCGCGGCCGTGAGGCCCGGCGCCAAGTACCGCGCCTTCCACGACGCCGCCCAGCGGGTCCTGGCCGAGCGGCTCGTCGAGTGGGGTCTGGCCGAGGGCCCGGTGGAGCGGGTGCTGGAGCTGGGTCTGCAGCGCCGTTGGACGCTGCACGGCACCGGCCACATGCTCGGTCTGGACGTCCACGACTGCGCCGCCGCGCGCACCGAGACGTACGTCGACGGCACCCTGGAGCCGGGCATGGTGCTCACAGTCGAACCGGGTCTGTACTTCCAGGCCGACGACCTGACTGTCCCCGAGGAGTACCGGGGCATCGGCGTCCGCATCGAGGACGACATCCTGGTGACCGAGAACGGCAACCGGAACCTCTCCGCCGCACTGCCCAGGCGCTCGGACGAGGTCGAGGCGTGGATGGCGGCTCTCAAGGGCTGA
- a CDS encoding ATP-binding protein, whose translation MSIWWSLHLRRDAASVPLARRLLLGAMETAGVDPDISYDLSVALTEACANAVEHGGGTVRGGCAEAYRVTAYLEGEKCRIEVADAGPGFPAVAGGRAHPPVRPAPYDAEHGRGLCLIQELADHVHIGNKPDRGGAVVSFDKILKWRKGAPLVAV comes from the coding sequence ATGAGCATCTGGTGGTCACTCCATCTGCGCCGTGATGCTGCGAGCGTGCCGCTCGCGCGTCGCCTCCTTCTCGGCGCGATGGAGACCGCGGGCGTCGACCCCGACATCTCCTACGACCTCTCCGTCGCCCTCACCGAGGCCTGTGCGAACGCCGTCGAGCACGGTGGGGGCACCGTCCGGGGCGGGTGTGCGGAGGCGTACCGGGTGACCGCCTATCTCGAGGGTGAGAAGTGCCGTATCGAGGTCGCCGACGCGGGCCCCGGCTTTCCCGCCGTGGCCGGCGGCCGCGCCCATCCGCCGGTCCGCCCCGCGCCGTACGACGCGGAGCACGGCCGCGGCCTCTGCCTCATCCAGGAGCTCGCCGACCACGTCCACATCGGCAACAAGCCCGACCGGGGCGGCGCCGTGGTGAGTTTCGACAAGATCCTCAAATGGCGGAAGGGCGCGCCGCTGGTGGCGGTGTGA